The following nucleotide sequence is from Rattus rattus isolate New Zealand chromosome 7, Rrattus_CSIRO_v1, whole genome shotgun sequence.
ACACTATTGTCTCATTGAGAAAAGGCCTGCTCAGGGTTTCCTCCCAGGGGCATCAAAAACATGCAGATGGTGGCCCCAGAGATCTTGAAGCCAGAGCTTACCAGTAGGAACACCATTATCCTCCAGTGCAGACACAAGGGAACCACGAAGAGAAAACCCACCTACTGGCCTGTTATCTTCCTGTGGAGGAAGAGATTAATCAGTAATTtcatgaacataaaaaaaaaagatacatccTCTAATAACTGATCTGTAGGCCTTGTTAAGCCCACTTCAAATTATAAAGGAGGCTGAACTTGTGCTTCACTTGCCCAAGTAACTTATACCAGTGAGGCAGTTTGGGCCTCTTCAAGACCAGTAGCAGCAGTGCCATTAAGTTACCAGGCTGatccaaaattctaccagaagcATGCACTGGCGTCCTTAACCTTTGTCCATAGGTAATGACAGGTGTTCCTGCACATTTGACATTGCTATGTAAGTCTAGTTATGTGCTTGGTATGAAACAAGACTGGGTTTATGGTATCCGGGTGGTTAAAGAGCAACTTTACACACCAGGAGCCTCAGCCCTTGGCCCCTTCTGTTAATAATCAATACTAAATGGTGGCTTCAGCAAATAAAAGCTAAAGCAGTTAAGTAACAATGCAGAGGTGTTGACTTAGATACCAGAGGAGGGAGACATCCCAAAGAAGGGACCCAGCACTGTAGGAATCAAGGGCGGTCTCACGGGGAGACAGAATAGGCCTGGAGAAACACATCCTAGCTACAGGGGTGGATTTAGCCCAGCAGTAGGAAGCTTGGGAGCAAATTAATAGCAAAAGGCCCTGGACTCATCATGAGCACAAAGTAGTTGAGGTTAGACCTAAGATTTAAATGCAAAACCTGTTCTTATACATTGGTTATTTTCCTTGCTTCAAAGGGGACTCATGtggctgagaatgtagctcagtcgTTAGCATGCTTGATTAGCCTACTCAGAAATTTGCATTCAATCcagggtggtggcacacatctataatcccagcattcaataCCATCCTTGGTGACATGacaaatgagtttgaggctaccccgGGCTGAATGATATTCTGtcttcaaaaaaatttaaaaaaaaaaaaaaaaaaaaaaaaaaagacaagacagcAACACAGCTAGTGGCAGCACCACTAGAACCCTTAGAGAGGTCAATAGGGGCCTTGTGGAGACCCAAGGGTTTGTTTCCACAGTCAGCTCTCCTGCTATCTCTCTTCTCAGGCCTTCATCTTCCTTGTGCTTGAGGTGTGGTGGTTTCAGTAAACTCAGCtcatgggaaatggcactattaggaggtgtgctcTTGTTGGAATACGTGTGGCCtcgtaaaagaaaaaaaaaaaagaaaaggtgtggcctcgttggaggaagtgtgccactgtgtagACAAGCTTTGAAGTCCTATGCCCAGGCTCCGCTCTGTGCAGAGGAGATCTCCTAGCTGCCCATGAGATAGTCTGCTCTTGCCTTCTTTGCATGAAAccgcagaactctcagctcttcctgcaccatgcctggctggatgCAGCCATggtctcaccttgatgataatgaactgaacctgtgagccaggcTCTGTTCaatgttgtgctttataagagttgatttggtcttggtgtctcttcacagcaatggaaaccctaactaagacagcaggggATGAGAGGGTTCCTCCATGAGACTAAGAGAgagccatttttcttcctttgattagATTAGCTCAGTGTGAGGTGGTATTTATCAGAAACTCAGAGCAGCAACTCCTGACACAAAACGTACTGTgtaaattaaatacattaaaatgtctCCAAAGGTGAAAAGAAGCTGAGGGAGGCAGAATTTGTGGGCCAGTTGGATGAAAAGGTTGAAGAGGCTGGAGTCTCATGAGTAGCTCTCCCCTTGTCCACCAAGCAGGCTTTGGGGAAAGTAAAAGGTGCTTTTCCTCAAAATAATGACGGTCCTCTGGTGGGGAGTGGGCACAGAAGGCCAAACACTGAGCAGGCAACCGTATGACCATAGCATGGCCTGCACAGAACTGTGCGGGAAGTGGGAGAGGACACACACCAGCTCCCAGTCAACTTGGACTCAGAAGCAGTACAGCCCCAAGGAACTCGGGTCACTCACTTTGGAAGGGTCATAGTAATGCAGGAAAGCCGGGTCCTTCCTCAGAACAAATCGGCGTaccttccagttcttcctcttgTGCCCCTGTAGGAAGAAAAGGGCTCAAGTCTCACCCGTGACGGTTctacattttcttcccttttccatgCCTCCATCGAGCACACAAAACCCCAACAAGCCAGCCTACACTGATGGGACAATGTTCCAGCGAGAGTTTACAATCCACTCAAGGATTACAGTGACACGATCCCTGTTTAGTGGCACCATAGCAGAAGAACCACATTTAGAGTACAGAGAAATAAGAGTTAGCACTAGAAGAAGGGGTGTGTTACTACCCCCACACTCAGGAATAAAAGAAGGGCTAAGGGGCTGAGGCTATAGCTGAGCAGTAAGGGTGTGAGGCAAGCAAGCACAAGACcgtgggttcaatccccaccacCGCTCAACAACAAAgaaggtgaggggctggagagatggttcagcagttaagagcactgactatgcTTCGgtaagttctgggttcaattcccagtgaccacatggtgactcacaaccatctgtaatgggatctgatgccctcttctggtgtgtctgaagacagctacagtgtactcatgtataaaataaataaataaatctttaaaacaacaacaataataataatgaataattttttattttaaaggaggaggaggacagagcaaGCGTCAACTGGACCAGAAGTTCACAGGCCACAGTGCACCCAAGGCCACTAACGTTTTAAGGATCAAGTGGTCCAACAACAACCCTGTAGCTACAAGTGTATTTGTGCCCTTTCCATGCATACACGGAGGAAATCAATGTAACATTCTATATCAGAGAAAGGATCGATTATAGTCCACAATACAGTGTATGATAAAACGTAAATAGAAGGTATTAATTAATCTGTGCGTGTGACAGAGAGTGCGAAAGAAACTTCCTCTGAACTCACGCCCAAGAGCACAAAACTTCCTAAGCACTTAGAGCCTCTCTTGGGCCCTGACCCACTCCTGCGGGGTCTCATGTCTTTCCTCTGTCGGTGTTGCTCTCAGTggtccagcagcagcaggaccTTTGTGGTGGTCCACAGCTTCTGTGGTAAATAATAATCTAAGAGCAGAGGGAAACCTATGCTCGTCAAAGTCACAtcacaagggggctggagagatggctcagcggttaagagcaccgactgttcttccagaggtcctgagttcaattcccagcaaccacatggtggctcacaaccatctgtaaagagatccaatgccctcttctggtgggtctgaggacagctacagtgtacttatatatataataaatgaataaatcttttaaaaaaaaaatcacatcacaaATGTGAAATCAGACAATAATATAGAAGTtgctttttaatgtgtatggtggtttgaataggtatgaccTATTCATTGgcttgaatgtttggcccataggaagtggcatcATTAGGGAATGTGGccttagagtgggtgtggccacgTAGGAGGAAGTGTCCCTGTTGGGGCGGGCTTTaaggtctcctgtgctcaagtGAGGCCTAGTGTGGCATAAaatccccttctgctgcctgcagatcggAAtacagaaccctcagctccttctccggcaccatgtgtgcctgcgtgctgccatgctccctgccaggatgataacggactaaacctctgaaacagttAAGTCAGTTCCAaccaaatgttttcattttaagagctgccatggtctggatctctgagttgggggccagcctggtctacagagtgagttccaggacagccagggctacacagagaaaccctgtctcaaaaaagcaaaagcaaatacAAACGAAAGGAGTTGGTGCGGCCATGGTCATGCTGTTCTTcccagaaacaaaacccaaacaaagacaATGTAACaattacttgtgtgtatgtgtatttttttcaaaacaattctTGGGTCTTGTATATTTGAACATGCAGGTCTTTGGCTTGCTTCTTGTGACTGAGAAGGGGAGGTCCTGTTTCTGTAGATCCCATTAATAAAGAATACCCCAGCAtcctcagcccctgcctccctctggggtccttcctgtctcctccaagTATAATTCATGCATCTCCTCCTGCTCAATGGCAGTCATACCTGCTTGGATAGGTAGCCTTGTTTGACCACTATGCCACTTAACTCCATGGTGCTGAGACTGATTTCATCCTTGGAGCTTACCTTCTTCTTGTAGCTTTCAGCCTAGTGGGAAGGGGAAAGCAAGCACTTGTTACAGAAGAACTCCAGACCCAGGACACTGGGTTTGCAAAGGCGGAAAATTTATCAACACAGAAGTCCCTCGTCCCCTCAGGAGAGCTGTTCCGCATACTCTGGGTCTTCCCTATAGCTCCTACTCTTaccacttcctcctctctcccctaacGGCCAAAGGAACCCAACCATTAACTTACAAAAGTGTACAGGGCTGTGGagtcatccagaaactgctcAGCCAGATCCCCAGAGCGAATAGCATCCATGCTCCGGACCCCTACTGGCCTGAGGAAGTTCTCTTCCATAAGCATGGAGGCCAGGGTCACTGCCTCCAGACGGCTGGCTGCAAAGTTGCTGGAGATGAGCCAGTCCACCAGGGAGGAGCCTGTGTGAGCACAAGGACAAACACCCATCCAAACACGGGCTAGCTTTACCCTGGCCTACTCAAGGGCTTACTGACATTGACTTCCCGAGAGCCCTCAGGTTCCACCTAAGAGCGGCCAGATGGTTACATCCAATTTCCAGAGCTGTAGCCACACCCACAGGTGGTCCTCACAGGCCAGCCCATTTCCTAGCAGTCAGCTCCGTCCCCATTATAAGCCACTTGGATGAGCTTGGATGAGCTCCACGCCCCAGGTCTCCCACCCGGGCATGTGACAGGCAGGCTCACCCAGGAAGGTCTTTTTGTAGGTGCTTCCCTGCTCCATGTTGGGGCTCGGCCGGAGTCCGCTGCTGGTGTCATGCATCTTGTCCACAATTCGACtacagagaaggaaggcagagaaaggggcctGGTCACACGGTCAGTTACAGTTCATGATCTAAAGCAAGGGACAAATGGTTTGACGCACAGCACGGAGACAGGCTTTTGTTACACGATCAATACCCAATTCACAGGGTTTTCAGAGGCTCCGCTCTTCTTGGTCATCTAAATGTTCGAATAGTTCACACTAGGCAACTATTACTGTTGACATAAAACAACTGGGACGGTTTAAAGCATAGAGTCTGCAGTAACCTGCGTTGTGGCTGCCTATGATTTGCTACATTTTGTCTGGACTCCTTCAGCTCCCCCTCCGTATCATCCCTTTTGTGATCCGCCATATCAACTGCTCCTACGGGCTCGCCCTGGCTTAGCAGGGGTGCAGACCCGTAGACGGTGCACAGACGAGacttcagaggctgaggtggAGTTTTGAGTCCAGGAGTAGATTCACATCCCATCTGTGTGGGTGTAACAATAAGGCTGTCTGCCTGTGAGGTTATATGGCATTTCCATGATGgaaacacctttttttttaatgtcttgtaatttttttcttaaagatttatttattttatatatgtgagtacactgtagctgtcttcagacacaccagaagagggcataggatccctttacagatagttgtgagccaccatatggttgctgggaattgaactcaggacctctggaagagcagtcagtgctcttaactgctgagccatctctccagccctggaaacaGCTTTCAGACATCTCTGTGGGACCAAATCATGACCTCCACCACTGACTGGCTTCCCTCTCCCTGGTGTGACAGTCGCTGCTGCCAAAGAAACATCTCTATGTATGTCTTGGGGTGCAAGGCCTTGAGACTTTATTCTCCTGTACCTCTGAGGggcacatgccacagtgca
It contains:
- the Plek2 gene encoding pleckstrin-2, whose amino-acid sequence is MEDGVLKEGFLVKRGHIVHNWKARWFILRQNTLLYYKLEGGRRVTPPKGRIVLDGCTITCPCLEYENRPLLIKLKTRTSTEYFLEACSREERDAWAFEITGAIHAGQPGKIQQLHILKNSFKLPPHISLHRIVDKMHDTSSGLRPSPNMEQGSTYKKTFLGSSLVDWLISSNFAASRLEAVTLASMLMEENFLRPVGVRSMDAIRSGDLAEQFLDDSTALYTFAESYKKKVSSKDEISLSTMELSGIVVKQGYLSKQGHKRKNWKVRRFVLRKDPAFLHYYDPSKEDNRPVGGFSLRGSLVSALEDNGVPTGVKGNVQGNLFKVITKDDTHYYIQASNKAERAEWIEAIKKLT